In Acidovorax sp. GBBC 1281, a single window of DNA contains:
- a CDS encoding fumarylacetoacetate hydrolase family protein, with protein sequence MKLATYKDGSRDGQLVVVSRDLSTAHYATGIASRLQQVLDDWGFLSPQLQDLYDQLNAGRAPHAFPFDPAQCMAPLPRAYQWADGSAYINHVELVRKARNSEVPESFYTDPLMYQGGSDDFIGPRDDVVVPSEAMGIDFEAEIAVVTGDVKMGTTPEQALDGIRLVMLANDVSLRNLIPAELAKGFGFFQSKPATAFSPVAITLDELGDAWDQGRVNLTLQSTWNGRKVGMCDAGPEMTFHFGQLIAHVAKTRNVRAGSIIGSGTVSNRGVEQNGRTEWPKGYSCIAEKRCIETIQDGKPSTEFMKFGDTIRIEMKNKAGQSLFGAIDQNIAAPQ encoded by the coding sequence ATGAAACTCGCCACCTACAAAGATGGTTCCCGCGACGGCCAGCTGGTCGTCGTCTCCCGCGACCTGAGCACGGCCCATTATGCGACCGGCATCGCGAGCCGCCTGCAGCAGGTGCTGGACGACTGGGGCTTCCTGTCGCCCCAACTGCAGGACCTGTACGACCAGCTCAACGCCGGCCGCGCCCCGCACGCGTTTCCCTTCGATCCCGCCCAGTGCATGGCCCCGCTGCCGCGCGCCTACCAGTGGGCGGACGGCTCCGCCTACATCAACCACGTCGAACTGGTGCGAAAAGCGCGCAACTCCGAGGTGCCCGAGAGCTTCTACACCGACCCGCTGATGTACCAGGGCGGCAGCGACGACTTCATCGGCCCGCGCGACGACGTGGTCGTGCCGAGCGAGGCCATGGGCATCGACTTCGAGGCCGAGATCGCCGTCGTCACCGGCGACGTGAAGATGGGCACCACGCCCGAGCAGGCGCTGGACGGCATCCGCCTGGTCATGCTGGCCAACGACGTCTCGCTGCGCAACCTCATCCCGGCCGAACTGGCCAAGGGCTTCGGCTTCTTCCAGTCCAAGCCCGCCACCGCGTTCAGCCCGGTCGCCATCACGCTCGACGAACTGGGCGACGCCTGGGACCAGGGCCGCGTGAACCTCACGCTGCAATCGACCTGGAACGGCCGCAAGGTCGGCATGTGCGATGCCGGCCCCGAGATGACCTTCCACTTCGGCCAGCTCATCGCCCACGTGGCCAAGACGCGCAACGTGCGCGCGGGCTCCATCATCGGCAGCGGCACGGTCAGCAACCGCGGCGTGGAGCAGAACGGCCGCACCGAGTGGCCCAAGGGCTACAGTTGCATCGCCGAAAAGCGCTGCATCGAGACCATCCAGGACGGCAAGCCCTCCACCGAGTTCATGAAGTTCGGCGACACCATCCGCATCGAGATGAAGAACAAGGCTGGCCAGAGCCTGTTCGGCGCCATCGACCAGAACATCGCGGCCCCGCAATGA
- a CDS encoding TraB/GumN family protein: MTTRAGLARLALAAWLLLPGALLAQQAPAMAAPAAAPASAASDDGRGAPRSCPPEAAPFDPAEMPQALRHARDRGLLWRIDKDGRTSWLYGTVHAAERGWMFPGPTVRAAVMASDRVALELDLLDPAVMQALQAAMVAPPGAPPLPPALAARLAAQVDAACLAPAIARLRPELQAVTLVGQSARRSGVDLAYGIDAVIAGMARATAKPIVALETPEQQIRLLASDDPVRTAAAVGAALDQLEGGQAQRSITLLTRAWSDGRLNVLQTYSQWCECLASEAEQAEYRQMVDARNPGMARGIAAAHDAGHRVFAAVGALHMAGPQGLPALMAQQGFRVQRVVFPAPVPQAAPPRGAGNDSKPDQAPAQ; encoded by the coding sequence ATGACGACCCGCGCGGGGCTGGCCCGGCTCGCGCTGGCGGCGTGGCTGTTGCTGCCGGGCGCCTTGCTGGCGCAGCAGGCGCCGGCCATGGCCGCGCCAGCCGCTGCCCCCGCGAGTGCCGCCAGTGACGATGGCCGCGGTGCCCCGCGCTCCTGCCCGCCGGAGGCGGCCCCCTTCGATCCGGCCGAGATGCCGCAGGCCCTGCGCCACGCGCGCGACCGCGGCCTGCTGTGGCGCATCGACAAGGACGGGCGCACCAGCTGGCTCTACGGCACCGTGCACGCGGCCGAGCGCGGCTGGATGTTCCCCGGCCCGACGGTGCGCGCGGCCGTGATGGCCTCGGACCGCGTGGCGCTCGAACTCGACCTGCTGGACCCGGCCGTGATGCAGGCCCTGCAGGCGGCCATGGTGGCCCCGCCCGGTGCGCCCCCGCTTCCGCCGGCCCTGGCCGCCCGCCTCGCCGCCCAGGTGGATGCCGCCTGCCTGGCGCCGGCGATCGCCCGCCTGCGGCCCGAGCTGCAGGCCGTGACGCTCGTGGGGCAGTCGGCGCGCCGCTCGGGCGTGGACCTGGCCTACGGCATCGACGCCGTCATCGCCGGCATGGCCCGCGCGACGGCCAAGCCCATCGTGGCGCTGGAAACCCCCGAGCAGCAGATCCGCCTGCTGGCCTCCGACGACCCGGTCCGCACCGCGGCCGCCGTGGGGGCGGCGCTCGACCAACTCGAAGGCGGGCAGGCGCAACGCTCCATTACCCTGCTCACCCGGGCCTGGTCCGACGGGCGCCTGAACGTGCTGCAGACCTATTCGCAATGGTGCGAGTGCCTCGCCAGCGAGGCCGAGCAGGCCGAATACCGGCAGATGGTGGACGCCCGCAACCCCGGCATGGCCCGCGGCATCGCCGCCGCCCATGACGCCGGGCACCGCGTGTTCGCCGCCGTGGGCGCGCTGCACATGGCGGGCCCCCAGGGGCTGCCGGCCCTGATGGCGCAGCAGGGCTTTCGCGTGCAGCGCGTGGTGTTCCCCGCGCCGGTGCCGCAAGCCGCACCGCCTCGCGGGGCTGGAAATGATTCCAAGCCAGATCAGGCCCCAGCGCAATGA
- a CDS encoding Bug family tripartite tricarboxylate transporter substrate binding protein → MHRRTLLKNALAAAGATAGAAVPWAAQAQSDYPSQPIRWVVPYPAGGGTDVLARTVAEALRGPLGQQIVVDNRPGASTNIGAQMVATAKPDGYTLMSADNALLAYNEHLFSKLPFSPEKDFTYIAGLSRFPLALVVHPAFEAKTVKDLLAYARANPGKLNYASPGNGSPHHLAMEMFKNRTQTFLTHIPYRGAAPALQDVMGGQVPCMFLDLAAGLPVIQAGKVRALAIGSAKRVPGLPDVPTLAEAGVPNTEVYAFQGVLGPAGLPPALVTRLNTEVNKALASPPVVKRMQDFGMEPLGGTPEQFRAMARAEAKRWGEIIKAAGVKLD, encoded by the coding sequence ATGCACCGCAGAACCCTGCTCAAAAACGCCCTGGCCGCCGCTGGCGCCACCGCCGGCGCCGCCGTGCCCTGGGCGGCCCAGGCCCAGTCCGACTACCCCAGCCAGCCGATCCGTTGGGTCGTGCCGTACCCGGCCGGCGGCGGTACCGACGTGCTGGCGCGCACCGTGGCCGAAGCCCTGCGCGGCCCGCTGGGCCAGCAGATCGTGGTGGACAACCGGCCCGGCGCTTCCACCAACATCGGCGCGCAGATGGTCGCTACCGCCAAGCCCGACGGCTACACGCTCATGTCGGCCGACAACGCCCTGCTGGCCTACAACGAGCACCTGTTCAGCAAGCTGCCGTTCAGCCCGGAAAAGGACTTCACCTACATCGCCGGCCTGAGCCGCTTTCCGCTCGCGCTGGTGGTGCACCCGGCCTTCGAGGCCAAGACCGTCAAGGACCTGCTGGCCTACGCGCGCGCCAACCCGGGCAAGCTCAACTACGCCTCGCCGGGCAACGGCTCGCCGCACCACCTGGCGATGGAGATGTTCAAGAACCGCACGCAGACCTTCCTGACCCACATCCCTTACCGCGGCGCCGCGCCTGCGCTGCAGGACGTGATGGGCGGGCAGGTGCCCTGCATGTTCCTCGACCTGGCCGCCGGCCTGCCGGTGATCCAGGCCGGCAAGGTGCGGGCGCTCGCCATCGGCTCGGCCAAGCGCGTGCCCGGCCTGCCCGACGTGCCCACGCTGGCCGAGGCCGGCGTGCCCAACACCGAGGTCTATGCCTTCCAGGGCGTGCTCGGCCCCGCAGGCCTGCCGCCTGCGCTGGTGACCCGCCTCAACACCGAGGTCAACAAGGCCCTGGCCAGCCCGCCGGTGGTCAAGCGCATGCAGGACTTCGGCATGGAGCCCCTGGGCGGCACGCCCGAGCAGTTCCGCGCGATGGCCCGCGCGGAGGCCAAGCGGTGGGGGGAGATCATCAAGGCGGCGGGGGTGAAGCTGGATTGA
- a CDS encoding iron-containing alcohol dehydrogenase encodes MLNFDFHNPTHIAFGKGRIADLDRLVPAQAKVLILVGGASAEKTGTLAEVRAALGARQHATFAGIEPNPSYETSMNAVAQIREGGFDFLLAVGGGSVIDAVKFIAAAVPFEAGDPWAILEKRGGNVARALPFGAVLTLPATGSEMNNGGVITHRAKGSKLAFGSPHTYPVFSVLDPTKTYTLPPQQLANGVVDAFVHTVEQYLTYPVNGAVQDRFAEGILQTLIEIGPRILAAPEPVYDDRANLMWTATLALNGLIGAGVPQDWATHMIGHEITALHGIDHARTLAVVLPSLLQAQRGAKRAKLLQYGERVWGIRTGTEDERIDAAIAATRDFFERMGIPTRLSAYGVGADSVATLVAQLEAHGMVRLGEHRDVTPEVSRRVLEAAL; translated from the coding sequence ATGCTGAATTTCGACTTCCACAACCCCACGCACATCGCCTTCGGAAAAGGCCGCATCGCCGACCTGGACCGGCTGGTGCCGGCACAGGCCAAGGTGCTGATCCTGGTGGGCGGCGCCAGCGCCGAGAAGACCGGCACGCTGGCCGAAGTGCGGGCGGCGCTGGGGGCCCGGCAGCACGCCACGTTCGCGGGCATCGAGCCCAATCCGAGCTATGAAACCTCGATGAACGCCGTGGCGCAGATCCGCGAGGGTGGGTTCGACTTCCTGCTGGCGGTGGGCGGCGGCTCGGTGATCGATGCGGTGAAGTTCATCGCCGCGGCCGTGCCGTTCGAGGCCGGCGACCCGTGGGCCATCCTGGAAAAGCGCGGCGGCAACGTGGCCCGCGCGCTGCCGTTCGGCGCGGTGCTCACCCTGCCCGCCACGGGCTCCGAGATGAACAACGGCGGCGTGATCACGCACCGCGCCAAGGGCTCCAAGCTGGCCTTCGGCAGCCCGCACACCTATCCGGTGTTCTCGGTGCTCGACCCCACCAAGACCTACACGCTGCCGCCGCAGCAACTGGCCAACGGCGTGGTCGATGCCTTCGTGCACACGGTGGAGCAGTACCTCACCTACCCCGTCAACGGCGCGGTGCAGGACCGCTTCGCCGAGGGCATTTTGCAGACGCTGATCGAGATCGGGCCGCGCATCCTGGCCGCGCCCGAGCCGGTATACGACGACCGCGCCAACCTGATGTGGACGGCCACGCTGGCACTCAACGGCCTGATCGGCGCGGGCGTGCCGCAGGACTGGGCCACGCACATGATCGGCCACGAGATCACCGCGCTGCACGGCATCGACCATGCGCGCACGCTGGCCGTGGTGCTGCCGTCCCTGCTGCAGGCGCAGCGCGGTGCCAAGCGCGCCAAGCTGCTGCAGTACGGCGAGCGCGTGTGGGGCATTCGCACCGGCACCGAGGACGAGCGCATCGACGCGGCCATCGCCGCCACGCGCGATTTCTTCGAGCGCATGGGCATTCCCACCCGGCTGTCGGCCTACGGCGTGGGCGCGGACAGCGTGGCCACGCTGGTGGCGCAACTGGAGGCGCACGGCATGGTGCGGCTGGGCGAGCACCGCGACGTGACGCCCGAGGTGAGCCGCCGCGTGCTCGAAGCGGCGCTCTGA
- a CDS encoding type 1 glutamine amidotransferase domain-containing protein has protein sequence MAKKILMVLTSHDQLGDTGKKTGFWLEEFAAPYYVFKDAGAEITLASPQGGQPPLDPKSDEPDAQTDATRRFKADTEARKHLASTLPLSGINPDDFDAVFYPGGHGPLWDLAEDAHSIALIENTFADRKPLALVCHAPGVLRHTKTVGGQPLVQGRKVTGFTNTEEEGVQLTKIVPFLVEDMLKERGGQYAKGPDWAPFVLTDGLLVTGQNPASSEPAAHALLKLLG, from the coding sequence ATGGCAAAGAAAATCCTGATGGTCCTCACCTCCCACGACCAGCTGGGCGACACCGGCAAGAAGACGGGCTTCTGGCTCGAAGAGTTCGCCGCGCCCTACTACGTGTTCAAGGACGCAGGCGCCGAGATCACGCTGGCCTCGCCCCAGGGCGGGCAGCCTCCGCTGGACCCCAAGAGCGACGAGCCCGATGCGCAGACCGATGCCACGCGCCGCTTCAAGGCCGATACCGAGGCGCGCAAGCACCTGGCCAGCACGCTGCCGCTGTCCGGCATCAACCCCGACGACTTCGACGCCGTGTTCTACCCCGGCGGCCACGGCCCGCTGTGGGACCTGGCGGAAGACGCCCATTCCATCGCGCTGATCGAAAACACGTTCGCCGACCGCAAGCCCCTGGCTCTGGTGTGCCACGCGCCCGGCGTGCTGCGTCACACCAAGACGGTGGGCGGCCAGCCGCTCGTGCAGGGCCGCAAGGTGACCGGCTTCACCAACACCGAGGAAGAGGGCGTGCAGCTCACCAAGATCGTGCCCTTCCTGGTGGAGGACATGCTGAAGGAGCGCGGCGGCCAGTACGCCAAGGGCCCCGACTGGGCGCCTTTCGTGCTGACCGACGGCCTGCTGGTGACGGGGCAGAACCCCGCATCGTCCGAGCCGGCGGCGCACGCGTTGCTCAAGCTGCTGGGCTGA
- a CDS encoding type VI secretion system Vgr family protein, translating into MTRRVTIQTPLGEQLQFRQLQGKEAISQLFCLDLDLLCDSKSIDPKALLGKNATVVMETQGGGRRYLDGIVTRFGMQGEDHRSYSYRLRLQPWLWLATRKSDFRIFQNKTVPDIIEEVLGKYGHPLQKRLTRAYRSWDYCVQYGETDCAFVSRLMEHEGIYYFHQHSAGQHILTLADDIVASHSPLAGAAVIPFYPPEKAAVADKENIHAWELHQSIHSGRHYNDDYDFKKPRADLSNMRQTPPGHAHDAHEVYEWPGGYTQFGDGEAYARVRLQSSLTGQSTVRGQSRHRALAPGYTFTLENYPREDQNQQYLLTGLEYHFKENPRVSAAAPGPKGTPQEEGSFQKFTLQAQPTSLPYTPERTTRKPRTTGPQTAVVVGPPGEEIWPDQYGRVKVQFHWDRIGAMNENSSCWVRVSSSWAGSGFGAVFIPRIGHEVVVDFLNGDPDYPIITGSVYNADNMPPWALPGNATQSGIKTKSSKGGAFGDGLKNGAGDANAIRFEDKAGAEQLWLHAQKDQLTEVENDEDKWVGNDRRKTVDRDETNVIHRDRTETVDRNEKITVHGWRTEEVDGDETITVHSNRTERVDHDETISIGDNRSEDVGIDETVRIGKNRSKTIGKNEKDQIGSNWTIQVGKMKTETVGMVALQNVGMAKMMNIGMAYSVNVGMVRNDLVGMHWSRSVGKDDSVSVGGDRSAQVTGGDSLQVGKALAVKAQQITLEADQEITLRCGASTVRLTPALIEVLSSLDKLNC; encoded by the coding sequence ATGACCCGCCGAGTCACGATCCAAACGCCCCTGGGAGAGCAATTGCAGTTCCGGCAATTGCAGGGCAAGGAAGCCATCAGCCAGTTGTTCTGCCTCGACCTGGACCTGCTCTGCGACAGCAAAAGCATCGACCCGAAGGCGCTGCTGGGCAAGAACGCCACGGTCGTGATGGAAACGCAAGGCGGCGGCCGGCGCTACCTGGACGGCATCGTCACCCGCTTCGGCATGCAGGGCGAGGACCATCGCTCCTACTCCTACCGCCTGCGCCTGCAGCCCTGGCTGTGGCTGGCCACCCGCAAGAGCGACTTCCGGATCTTCCAGAACAAGACCGTGCCCGACATCATCGAAGAGGTGCTCGGCAAATACGGCCACCCCCTGCAAAAGCGGCTCACGCGGGCATATCGCAGCTGGGATTACTGCGTGCAGTACGGCGAGACCGACTGCGCCTTCGTCTCGCGCCTCATGGAACATGAAGGCATCTACTACTTCCACCAGCACAGCGCCGGCCAGCACATCCTGACCCTGGCCGACGACATCGTCGCCTCGCACAGCCCGCTCGCGGGCGCCGCCGTCATCCCGTTTTACCCGCCCGAGAAGGCCGCCGTCGCCGACAAAGAGAACATCCACGCCTGGGAGCTGCACCAGAGCATCCACTCCGGGCGGCACTACAACGACGACTACGACTTCAAGAAGCCGCGCGCGGACCTGTCCAACATGCGCCAGACCCCGCCGGGGCACGCGCACGACGCCCACGAAGTCTACGAATGGCCGGGCGGCTACACCCAGTTCGGCGACGGCGAGGCCTATGCCCGCGTGCGCCTGCAATCGAGCCTCACCGGCCAAAGCACCGTGCGGGGCCAGTCGCGCCACCGGGCGCTGGCCCCGGGCTACACCTTCACGCTGGAGAACTACCCCCGCGAAGACCAGAACCAGCAGTACCTGCTGACCGGCCTCGAATACCACTTCAAGGAAAACCCCCGGGTCAGCGCCGCCGCGCCCGGCCCCAAGGGCACGCCGCAGGAAGAAGGGTCCTTCCAGAAGTTCACCCTGCAAGCCCAGCCCACCAGCTTGCCCTACACGCCTGAGCGCACCACGCGCAAGCCGCGCACCACCGGCCCGCAGACCGCCGTGGTCGTCGGCCCGCCCGGTGAGGAGATCTGGCCCGACCAGTACGGCCGCGTCAAGGTGCAATTCCACTGGGACCGCATCGGAGCGATGAACGAGAACTCCAGTTGCTGGGTGCGTGTATCGAGTAGCTGGGCAGGGTCGGGCTTCGGGGCCGTCTTCATTCCGCGCATCGGGCACGAAGTGGTGGTGGACTTTCTCAACGGTGATCCGGACTACCCGATCATTACCGGCAGCGTTTACAACGCCGACAACATGCCGCCGTGGGCCCTGCCTGGCAACGCCACGCAATCAGGAATCAAGACCAAATCCAGCAAGGGCGGGGCGTTCGGCGACGGATTGAAGAACGGCGCGGGCGATGCCAACGCCATCCGCTTCGAGGACAAGGCCGGGGCCGAGCAATTGTGGCTGCATGCGCAAAAGGACCAGCTCACCGAAGTGGAGAACGACGAGGACAAGTGGGTCGGTAACGACCGGCGCAAGACCGTGGACCGGGACGAGACCAACGTCATCCACCGCGACCGCACCGAGACCGTGGACCGCAACGAAAAGATCACCGTGCACGGCTGGCGCACCGAGGAAGTCGATGGCGACGAGACCATCACCGTCCATTCCAACCGCACCGAGCGGGTGGACCACGACGAGACGATCAGCATCGGCGACAACCGAAGCGAAGACGTCGGCATCGACGAGACGGTGCGCATCGGCAAGAACCGCAGCAAGACCATCGGCAAGAACGAGAAAGACCAGATCGGCAGCAACTGGACCATCCAGGTCGGGAAGATGAAAACCGAGACCGTGGGCATGGTGGCCCTGCAGAACGTCGGCATGGCCAAGATGATGAACATCGGCATGGCCTACAGCGTGAACGTCGGCATGGTGCGCAACGACCTGGTGGGCATGCACTGGAGCCGCAGCGTGGGCAAGGACGACAGCGTGAGCGTGGGCGGGGACCGCAGCGCGCAGGTGACGGGCGGCGACAGCCTGCAGGTGGGCAAGGCGCTGGCCGTGAAGGCGCAGCAGATCACGCTGGAGGCGGACCAGGAGATCACCCTGCGCTGCGGGGCCAGCACCGTGCGGCTCACGCCGGCGCTGATCGAAGTGCTGTCCAGCCTGGACAAGCTCAACTGCTGA